In Halobacterium noricense, the genomic stretch GCGCGCCGGGGAAGTCAGCGACGACGCTCGGTGTCCCGTCGCCGTCGATGTCGCGCTGGCTGACGGTGGCGTTCCACCGCTCGAACTGCGCGCGGACCGCGTCGGTGTGCTCCGTCTCGACGGCGACGCGGTAGCCGCCGCGCCCGAGATTTCGGCGTTCGTGGGAGACGTTCGACCGCAGCGTGTAGGTCACGCCGCCGCTGGCCGTTCGCGCCACGTCGCCGCGGAGCGCGGGCACACTCACGACGAGCACGTCCGGGTCCGCGGTCACGGTGACCGGCGAGCGCGTGCGCGACCAGCCGTCGCCGTGCGCGAGCACCGACCCCGCGAGGTAGGTCGCGCCCCGGTTGCCAGTCGAGAAGCGGAGCGCGTTCGCGTCCACGACGGAGGCGTTGCCGCCGCTGTCGAGCACGCGCACCTCGCGGTCGAGCGTGTCGAGGCTCCCGCGCGTGAACGAGACGCTGCCGCGGCGCACGCCCGTCGTCTCGACGGGCTGGAGCGCCTCGTCGAGGTCGCTGGCGACCCGCTGGGCGTCGCTGGCGGCGGCGTGCTGGTCGACGACGGTGCCGACGCTCGCCGTCAGCAGGCCGAGCGCGACCACGGTCACGCCGAGCAGGACGGCGACGCCGACGACGTTCGACTGTCCGCGTTCGCTCGCGCTCACAGCATCCCCACCCCCGCGAAGACGGCGTACGCGAACGCGACGAGCAGGCCCGAGTGCAGGAGCGCGTCGTACCGGCCGCGGCTC encodes the following:
- a CDS encoding DUF7289 family protein; translated protein: MSASERGQSNVVGVAVLLGVTVVALGLLTASVGTVVDQHAAASDAQRVASDLDEALQPVETTGVRRGSVSFTRGSLDTLDREVRVLDSGGNASVVDANALRFSTGNRGATYLAGSVLAHGDGWSRTRSPVTVTADPDVLVVSVPALRGDVARTASGGVTYTLRSNVSHERRNLGRGGYRVAVETEHTDAVRAQFERWNATVSQRDIDGDGTPSVVADFPGARTAYVVVHETAVTVT